AGCCCGTCGCGCCCCTCGTCAAACGGAGCCGGCGAAATCTCGGGCGAGCCATTTTTCACGCTAGTGGCATAAAGCATGTCAAACACGTACGCCTCGCTAGGACAAAGCTCCTCTGCGCCGCCTGCTAGCATCATGTCGATCTTACCGCTTTTGATACTCTCGTAGGCGTATCCGATTGCGTGCGAACCGCTCGTGCAGGCCGATGACGTCGGGATTATGCGCCCTTTTAGCGAGTAAAAAAGCGCGATATTTGCCGCCGTGGTGTGAGGCATCATCTTGATGTAGGTGTTGGCATTACACTCGTTTTCGCCGCGCTCGAGTAGCTTTGCCATCGCGAGTATCGACTCGGTGCTGCCTGTGGACGAACCGCACGCGACCCCTAGTCTGCCCTCTTGCACGCTAGGATCGAGGCTCGCGGCGTCTAAATTTTCGCCTCGCATCAGCCCTGCGTCTCTTAGAGCTAGACCCGCCGCCTCGACGCTATACATCGAGACTATGCCTAGGCTTCTTAGCTGCTTGCGGTCCCACGAGCTAGGGCACTCGTAGCCCTCTATGGGTGCGGCTAGGCGGGTATTTAGATCCTCATATCTATCCCACTGCCGCATATATCTCACGGCGTTTTTGCCAAGCTCAAATTTAGCCCTTATCTCGT
The window above is part of the uncultured Campylobacter sp. genome. Proteins encoded here:
- a CDS encoding beta-ketoacyl-ACP synthase, translated to MRVFITGMGMVSAFGKSWDEIRAKFELGKNAVRYMRQWDRYEDLNTRLAAPIEGYECPSSWDRKQLRSLGIVSMYSVEAAGLALRDAGLMRGENLDAASLDPSVQEGRLGVACGSSTGSTESILAMAKLLERGENECNANTYIKMMPHTTAANIALFYSLKGRIIPTSSACTSGSHAIGYAYESIKSGKIDMMLAGGAEELCPSEAYVFDMLYATSVKNGSPEISPAPFDEGRDGLVLGEGAGMLLLESERSALKRGAKIYAEVVGFGSNCDGSHVTRPQSATMKGAMALALKDANLTPEKIGYVNAHATATKQGDIAESIATNELFGDKIAISSLKSYLGHTLGACGGLEAIFSVMMMREKRFFPTINLTDVDPECAPLFYLSEQTAIDTDFVMSNNFAFGGVNTSLIFKKI